A portion of the Acidisarcina polymorpha genome contains these proteins:
- a CDS encoding PilZ domain-containing protein: MSEAKKAKTKKPSKKKPEAAPVIVPPAEPRGKDRRKHERAECDGFAEVVIDNASLMFRGRIKDLSQTGCYIETRARLRLDVGCAAELCFTINDRSFKAVAEVKVIRAGVGVGFEILFLAAESRAPSDLMALIQKLESRIPTPAV, encoded by the coding sequence ATGAGTGAGGCGAAGAAAGCAAAGACGAAGAAGCCCTCCAAGAAAAAGCCGGAAGCAGCGCCAGTCATCGTGCCCCCTGCCGAACCGCGGGGCAAGGACCGGAGGAAACATGAGCGCGCCGAATGCGATGGGTTTGCCGAAGTCGTCATCGACAATGCCAGCTTGATGTTCCGCGGCCGCATCAAGGACTTGAGCCAGACCGGCTGCTACATCGAAACCCGTGCCCGCCTTCGCCTCGATGTTGGATGCGCCGCAGAACTCTGCTTCACCATCAACGATCGCAGCTTCAAAGCAGTCGCTGAGGTGAAAGTAATCCGGGCCGGGGTTGGAGTCGGCTTCGAAATCCTGTTCTTGGCGGCCGAAAGCCGGGCCCCCAGCGATCTCATGGCGCTGATCCAAAAGCTCGAGTCACGGATTCCTACTCCGGCCGTGTGA
- a CDS encoding PilZ domain-containing protein, translating into MGQASRIEPIAIAKSSYERRKYRRFPCAVVAEMIVSPSGYRYLGKMEDLSLNGCYIAIGSAVPALERNAAVRLCLSVDGDSFTTAARVMLVRPESGVAFEFLASGPEIRSAHLALIQKVAATPSPGDARHTMGPRASILSRCNREAAHERTGFRRAQTQRARVRRPTSRRRGTKAWHKEPGSRSQSSRTCREESATTPPGVFRKQGPFLTTNSRWAPICR; encoded by the coding sequence ATGGGCCAGGCCAGCAGAATTGAACCAATCGCCATTGCAAAGAGCAGTTACGAACGAAGAAAATACCGGCGTTTCCCCTGTGCCGTCGTCGCCGAAATGATCGTCTCGCCTTCAGGCTACCGCTATCTCGGGAAAATGGAGGATCTTAGCCTAAACGGATGCTACATCGCCATAGGCTCGGCGGTGCCCGCCCTCGAGCGTAACGCGGCGGTACGGCTCTGCCTCTCCGTAGACGGCGACTCTTTCACCACCGCTGCGCGAGTGATGCTCGTGCGCCCTGAATCTGGGGTGGCTTTTGAATTCCTGGCCAGCGGTCCGGAGATACGAAGTGCCCACCTGGCGTTGATCCAGAAGGTTGCTGCCACGCCAAGCCCCGGCGATGCAAGGCACACCATGGGACCTCGCGCCTCTATTCTTAGCCGATGCAATCGAGAGGCCGCGCACGAAAGGACGGGTTTCCGTAGAGCCCAGACGCAAAGAGCCAGGGTACGGCGACCCACATCACGAAGGCGGGGCACAAAGGCCTGGCACAAAGAACCGGGCTCAAGGAGTCAGAGCAGCCGTACGTGCCGGGAAGAGTCGGCAACCACGCCTCCTGGCGTCTTCCGTAAGCAGGGTCCGTTCCTAACCACAAATTCGCGCTGGGCTCCCATTTGCCGATAG